One Natrinema longum genomic window carries:
- a CDS encoding winged helix-turn-helix domain-containing protein, with protein sequence MPTTNPDASDGRTRGWQTDDPIDPQAVLAALDDDACRAILEATSGESLTATELSEQCEIPMSTAYRKVEKLTEADLVEEKVRINTSGKHATEYRKNFDDVLVSIADGGGIEIEMTSPEPDTESVSTAPIAGD encoded by the coding sequence ATGCCCACGACGAACCCTGACGCGAGCGACGGTCGGACGCGAGGCTGGCAAACCGACGACCCCATCGACCCGCAGGCCGTTCTCGCCGCGCTGGACGACGACGCCTGTCGCGCCATCCTCGAGGCGACGTCCGGAGAGTCGCTGACCGCGACGGAACTCTCCGAGCAGTGTGAGATCCCGATGTCGACGGCATACCGGAAAGTCGAGAAGCTGACGGAGGCCGACCTGGTCGAAGAGAAGGTTCGGATCAACACCTCCGGCAAGCACGCGACCGAGTACCGCAAGAACTTCGACGACGTGCTCGTCTCCATCGCCGACGGGGGCGGGATCGAGATCGAGATGACGAGCCCGGAGCCCGACACCGAGTCGGTGTCGACCGCCCCGATCGCCGGTGACTGA
- a CDS encoding YIP1 family protein, with protein sequence MNLLQQWKGVSGYMINDPGTFFSQYNEKHGVGYPLQFLLVTSLVSMLIPAVLSILLNVSSPATAALGGLIILGLGLVTWLGAVIEALLVHLVAMAFGKRGVATTLEAYAFPAIVRHGLWWIPIVNLALGLYGWYLQIKALAAFHDLSTGKAVVAAVIGALLYVPALVVVAAVIATFVLELGSSTGAGAGV encoded by the coding sequence ATGAATCTCTTACAACAGTGGAAAGGTGTCAGCGGTTATATGATCAACGACCCCGGGACGTTTTTCAGTCAATACAATGAAAAACACGGGGTCGGGTACCCGCTACAGTTCCTGCTCGTTACGTCCCTGGTGAGTATGCTCATCCCCGCAGTGTTGTCCATACTGCTCAACGTCTCGTCGCCGGCTACTGCAGCGCTCGGCGGGCTGATCATCCTCGGCCTGGGTCTCGTAACGTGGCTCGGAGCCGTTATCGAGGCGTTGCTCGTCCATCTCGTGGCGATGGCGTTTGGCAAGCGTGGCGTCGCGACGACCCTCGAGGCCTACGCGTTCCCGGCGATCGTCCGCCACGGACTGTGGTGGATTCCGATCGTCAACCTCGCGCTCGGGCTGTACGGCTGGTATCTGCAGATCAAAGCGCTTGCGGCGTTCCACGACCTCTCGACCGGCAAGGCCGTCGTGGCTGCGGTGATCGGAGCCCTGCTGTACGTCCCCGCACTCGTCGTCGTCGCCGCAGTCATCGCCACGTTCGTCCTCGAACTCGGTAGCAGTACAGGCGCGGGCGCGGGCGTTTGA
- a CDS encoding AI-2E family transporter: MNLSKGFLLVLIALFAYLSLLLVVPFAQYVLGAILIAYVLYPVQQRLERRVRPSIAAVALVALAVAGFVVPLIVVVIAVASDARRLLETVNTDSLELSELERAIEEQTGQRVDLPSALVDAAQNVGTVALERSTEWFSTVTHVLIGVGLAVFLLYYLLKDGDDLVAWMRELTPLPDDVQDDFYQRLDEVMWAVLAGHVLIAIVQGSIAGLGLLATGIPNAAFWTVIMIVLSLIPLVGSFLIWGPAVIFLFLTGEPLLAGVLFVYSMIVVGLSDDYLRPLVVDRYAELNPAVIILGVLGGVYAFGVMGLFYGPVVLGALMATLDVMNNHYDRLGNDPGMQ, encoded by the coding sequence GTGAATCTCAGTAAGGGGTTTCTCCTCGTCCTCATCGCCCTCTTTGCGTACCTCTCGCTGTTGCTCGTGGTGCCGTTCGCCCAGTACGTTCTCGGGGCGATCCTCATCGCGTACGTCCTCTATCCGGTTCAGCAACGCCTCGAACGGCGAGTCCGACCGTCGATCGCCGCGGTCGCACTCGTTGCCCTCGCGGTCGCCGGCTTCGTCGTCCCGCTGATCGTCGTCGTTATCGCGGTTGCCAGCGACGCCCGGCGGCTCCTCGAGACCGTCAACACCGACTCGCTGGAGTTGAGCGAACTCGAGCGGGCGATCGAAGAGCAGACCGGCCAACGCGTCGATCTCCCCTCGGCGCTCGTCGATGCCGCACAGAACGTCGGCACGGTCGCCCTCGAGCGATCGACCGAGTGGTTCAGCACGGTGACACACGTGCTGATCGGGGTGGGTCTCGCGGTTTTTCTGCTCTACTACTTGCTCAAAGACGGCGACGATCTGGTGGCATGGATGCGAGAGCTGACGCCGCTTCCGGACGACGTCCAGGACGATTTTTACCAGCGCCTCGACGAGGTGATGTGGGCCGTCCTCGCGGGTCACGTCCTGATCGCGATCGTACAGGGGAGCATCGCCGGGCTCGGACTCCTCGCGACCGGGATCCCCAACGCCGCGTTCTGGACCGTCATCATGATCGTCCTCTCGTTGATCCCCCTCGTGGGGTCGTTCCTGATCTGGGGGCCGGCGGTGATCTTTCTGTTCCTGACCGGTGAACCGTTACTTGCGGGAGTGCTGTTCGTGTACAGCATGATCGTCGTCGGACTCTCCGACGATTACCTCCGGCCGCTCGTCGTCGATCGGTACGCGGAACTCAATCCTGCCGTCATCATCCTCGGCGTTCTCGGCGGCGTGTACGCCTTCGGCGTCATGGGTCTGTTCTACGGCCCCGTGGTCCTCGGCGCGTTGATGGCGACGCTCGACGTCATGAACAACCACTACGACCGACTCGGGAACGATCCGGGAATGCAGTGA
- a CDS encoding putative quinol monooxygenase, with product MIVIHASFPIDPDRREEALESIEHLVAESRQEPGLIDYRAATDVSDQNVVRFFEQYEDEEAFGAHTQTDHFQEFEAALPELLAGEPTVTKFEVDSATELEL from the coding sequence ATGATCGTCATTCACGCGAGTTTTCCGATCGATCCAGACCGCCGCGAGGAGGCACTCGAGTCGATCGAGCACCTCGTCGCCGAATCACGACAGGAACCCGGACTGATCGACTACCGAGCGGCGACGGACGTCTCCGATCAGAACGTCGTTCGCTTCTTCGAACAGTACGAAGACGAGGAAGCGTTCGGCGCACACACCCAGACGGACCACTTCCAGGAGTTCGAGGCGGCGCTGCCGGAGTTGCTCGCCGGCGAACCCACGGTCACGAAGTTCGAGGTCGACTCGGCGACGGAACTCGAGCTCTGA
- a CDS encoding DUF547 domain-containing protein, translated as MSTQLDPLSLSADLLYTVKTEGDADPLREHLAALERSQLERALVDRERKLAFWLNCYNAYAQLLLEEEEPALFDGGLLDQWKFFARDQIPVSGVWLSLNDIEHGLLRSSKQPWGFGYLPRLFPSSFERQFRLAECDPRIHFALGHGAEHCPPIAVYSPRDVDEELDIAIEWFLEENVTYDPEADTATVPRLFRQYRGDFGGTRGIVRFLREYNAVPAETRPSLEYERVDHSAELDVDLEGDDIRADFSHD; from the coding sequence ATGTCGACTCAGCTCGATCCCCTCTCGCTGTCGGCCGATCTCTTATATACGGTCAAGACCGAGGGCGATGCCGACCCGTTGCGAGAGCACCTGGCGGCACTCGAGCGGTCACAGCTAGAGCGGGCGCTCGTCGATCGCGAGCGAAAGCTCGCGTTCTGGCTCAACTGCTACAACGCGTACGCACAACTCCTGTTGGAGGAAGAGGAGCCGGCGCTGTTCGACGGTGGACTCCTCGATCAGTGGAAGTTCTTCGCCCGCGATCAGATTCCGGTGAGTGGCGTCTGGCTGAGTCTCAACGACATCGAACACGGGCTGCTCCGCAGCTCGAAACAGCCGTGGGGGTTTGGCTATCTCCCCCGGCTGTTCCCCTCGTCGTTCGAGCGGCAGTTCCGCCTCGCGGAGTGCGATCCCCGGATTCACTTCGCGTTGGGTCACGGGGCCGAACACTGCCCGCCGATCGCGGTCTACTCGCCACGTGACGTCGACGAGGAACTCGATATCGCGATCGAGTGGTTCCTGGAGGAGAACGTTACCTACGATCCCGAGGCCGATACCGCGACGGTCCCGCGGCTGTTCCGACAGTATCGTGGTGATTTCGGCGGGACGCGAGGCATCGTTCGCTTTCTCCGGGAGTACAATGCCGTGCCGGCCGAGACGAGGCCGTCCCTCGAGTACGAACGGGTCGACCACTCTGCGGAACTCGACGTCGATCTGGAGGGCGACGACATTCGAGCCGACTTCTCCCACGACTGA
- a CDS encoding winged helix-turn-helix transcriptional regulator: MSDTRQQIQARIGTNAGVHFNELVRESDFAPGQVQYHVRRLLDDDRLVREEFYGRTHYYPPEYDEWERAALALFRRETAREIVVYLIEHEPAAPDDITAALDIARSTLEYHLDRLVDHDLVEKRYDERNRVTLELAAPEATGRLLATVTPTVPDRLLDRFTRLVDELLAGTDE; the protein is encoded by the coding sequence ATGAGCGATACCCGACAGCAGATTCAGGCCCGCATCGGCACGAACGCCGGCGTCCATTTCAACGAACTCGTCAGGGAGTCCGACTTCGCGCCGGGACAGGTCCAGTACCACGTCCGTCGACTGCTCGATGACGACCGACTCGTTCGCGAGGAGTTCTACGGTCGGACTCACTACTACCCGCCCGAGTACGACGAGTGGGAACGAGCCGCACTGGCGTTGTTCCGTCGGGAAACGGCCCGCGAGATCGTCGTCTACCTGATCGAGCACGAGCCGGCCGCACCCGATGATATCACCGCCGCCCTCGATATCGCCCGGAGCACGCTCGAGTACCACCTCGATCGACTGGTCGATCACGACCTCGTCGAGAAACGCTACGACGAACGAAACCGCGTGACCCTCGAACTCGCGGCACCCGAAGCGACGGGTCGGCTGCTGGCGACGGTGACGCCGACGGTTCCCGATCGACTCCTCGATCGGTTTACGCGGCTCGTCGACGAGTTGCTCGCGGGAACCGACGAGTAA